A genomic stretch from Vicia villosa cultivar HV-30 ecotype Madison, WI unplaced genomic scaffold, Vvil1.0 ctg.001882F_1_1, whole genome shotgun sequence includes:
- the LOC131636987 gene encoding RING-H2 finger protein ATL70-like, translating into MNNTTDSSGFFGSNDISGFGYGIGISIGILLLITTITLTSYFCARSQVPNAPRRNNNNHNNTSEFLEPQHSIINFGLDEETIMSYPKMLYSEVKLRKNYSTSTCCSICLGDYKGSDMLKVLPDCEHLFHLKCIEPWLRLHPTCPLCRTSPIPTPLSTPLAEVVPLATRRDSS; encoded by the coding sequence ATGAACAACACAACCGATTCATCTGGATTCTTTGGCTCAAATGACATAAGTGGATTTGGCTATGGCATAGGAATTTCAATTGGGATTCTTCTACTCATCACAACAATCACACTCACTTCATACTTTTGTGCAAGATCACAAGTTCCAAATGCTCCTAGaagaaacaacaacaaccacaacaacaccTCGGAATTTCTTGAGCCACAacattcaataattaattttgGATTAGATGAAGAAACAATCATGAGTTATCCAAAGATGTTGTATTCTGAAGTGAAGCTtagaaaaaattattcaacatcAACATGTTGTTCTATATGTTTGGGTGATTACAAAGGAAGTGACATGCTTAAGGTTTTGCCAGATTGTGAACATTTGTTTCATCTTAAGTGTATAGAACCTTGGTTAAGGTTGCATCCCACTTGTCCTCTTTGTAGAACTTCTCCAATTCCCACACCTCTTTCAACACCTTTGGCTGAGGTTGTTCCATTAGCAACAAGGAGAGATTCATCATAG